Proteins encoded by one window of Rhizophagus irregularis chromosome 31, complete sequence:
- a CDS encoding Histone chaperone asf1: MSVVNITNIKVLNNPTLFTADYQFEITFECISELNDDLEWKIIYVGSSESKEYDQVLDSIMVGPVPPGVNQFIFQAPAPNPDRIPPSDLLDVTVIIITCSYRDQEFVRVGYYVNNEYIEEELRENPPDKVIFDKLYRNILADKPRVTRMPIKWDSEDETVKLNQESDDVMGGIQEQHFSNRSHPGDSQGQIEQIGFMPPLQNPGQPSSANYDPMSSVKIESMSS, translated from the exons atgagtGTTGTCaacattacaaatattaaagttcTCAATAACCCTACTTTATTCACAGCGGACTACCAGTTTGAAATTACTTTTGAATGTATTTCTGAGCTTAATGACG ATTTGGAATGGAAAATTATTTACGTGGGATCTTCGGAAAGTAAAGAATATGATCAGGTTCTCGATAGCATTATGGTTGGACCCGTACCTCCTGGTGTGaatcaatttatatttcaG gCACCAGCACCTAACCCTGATCGCATACCTCCCAGTGACCTTTTAGATGTTACTGTGATCATTATTACATGCTCTTACAGAGATCAGGAATTTGTTCGTGTGGGATATTATGTTAATAATGAGTACATTGAAGAAGAGCTGAGAGAGAATCCACCAGataaagttatatttgatAAACTGTATCGAAACATTTTAGCGGATAAGCCTAGAGTGACTAGAATGCCCATTAAATG GGATTCGGAGGATGAAACTGTTAAACTTAATCAAGAATCGGATGATGTAATGGGAGGGATACAAGAACAACATTTTTCAAATCGGTCACATCCCGGTGATAGTCAAGGGCAGATTGAGCAAATTGGATTCATGCCACCCCTTCAAAATCCTGGACAACCATCATCAGCAAATTATGATCCAATGTCTTCCGTTAAAATTGAATCAATGTCTTCTTAA